ATTCAACGCGCGCGGGTTGGCCGCTATCCGGCGTGCGTCGAGATCTGTCCGGTCGGGGCACGTAAGTTCGGCAACCTGCTCGATCCCGAGAGCGAGATTTCCCGCATCCTCCGGGAGAAGCGGGTGTTTGTGCTCAAGGCCGAACTGAAAACCGAACCGAAGTTCTACTACTTCTACGGAATTTAGCGAGGAACCATGGGACCAGTGAAGTTCGCCGCAACAAGTGCTCGTTTTGTCCTCAGTGGAGGGAAGGCCTACTGGCTGTGGATCGGCTTGCTCCTCACGCTGATCGTCTGGGGCGGGCTTGCGTACGTCGACCAATTCCGCGCCGGGCTGATCGTCACGAACATGCGCGACCAGGTGTCGTGGGCTTTTTACATCGGAAACTTCACCTTCCTTGTCGGCGTGGCCGCGGCCGCCGTCATCCTCGTCATCCCGGCGTACGTCTATCACTGGGGACCGATCAAAGAAGTCGCGATCCTGGGTGAGATTCTCGCGATCAGCGCGATCGTGATGTGCCTGCTCTTCGTGACCGTCGACATGGGTCGCCCGGACCGGTTCTGGCACCTCGTCCCCGGCCTTGGCCGGATGAACTTCCCGAGCTCTGTGCTCGCCTGGGATGTGCTTGTGCTGAACCTCTACCTTGTCCTGAACCTGGTGATCGTCACGCACATCCTCTACCGCGGCATGCAGGGGCGGCCGTACAATCAGCGTCTGGTCGTGCCGCTCGTACTCTTCTCGGTCCCGGCGGCCGTCGGCATCCACACCGTCACGGCGTTCATCTACGCCGGTCTGGCGGCGCGCCCGTACTGGAATGCCTCGATCCTCGCCCCACGCTTTCTATGCTCGGCCTTCTGTTCGGGGCCGGCGGTCATGCTCGTTCTCTTCCAGATCCTCCAGCGCACCACCAAGATTGCGATCAAGGACGCCGCGATCTGGAAGGTGGCCGAACTGATGGCGTACGCCATGTTTCTCAACCTCTTCCTGCTTGGCGCCGAGCTCTTCAAAGAGTACTACTCGGCAACCGAGCATCTCATCCATTTTGAGTACCTCTTCAAAGGCGTCCATGGTCACCATGCGCTCGTGCCTTTCGCCTGGGCCTTCGTTATCTGCGGCATCACCGCTTTCCTCCTCTTTCTGTTCCCGGCAACACGGCGTAACGTCATCACGCTGAACCTGGGCTGCCTGCTCATCTACGCAAGCGTGTACATCGAGAAGGGGATGGGACTGGTCATGCCCGCCTTCACGCCCGACACCCTCGGCGAGATCTACGAGTACACACCGACGCTCCACGAACTACGGATCGGTGCAGCCATTTTCTCAACCGGCTTTCTCGTCTTCACGATCCTCTGCAGAATCGCCATTCCCAT
This Candidatus Binatia bacterium DNA region includes the following protein-coding sequences:
- the nrfD gene encoding NrfD/PsrC family molybdoenzyme membrane anchor subunit, which codes for MGPVKFAATSARFVLSGGKAYWLWIGLLLTLIVWGGLAYVDQFRAGLIVTNMRDQVSWAFYIGNFTFLVGVAAAAVILVIPAYVYHWGPIKEVAILGEILAISAIVMCLLFVTVDMGRPDRFWHLVPGLGRMNFPSSVLAWDVLVLNLYLVLNLVIVTHILYRGMQGRPYNQRLVVPLVLFSVPAAVGIHTVTAFIYAGLAARPYWNASILAPRFLCSAFCSGPAVMLVLFQILQRTTKIAIKDAAIWKVAELMAYAMFLNLFLLGAELFKEYYSATEHLIHFEYLFKGVHGHHALVPFAWAFVICGITAFLLFLFPATRRNVITLNLGCLLIYASVYIEKGMGLVMPAFTPDTLGEIYEYTPTLHELRIGAAIFSTGFLVFTILCRIAIPIMTGEFAKAHAPASARKPGQLAVQASGAA